In Deltaproteobacteria bacterium, the following proteins share a genomic window:
- a CDS encoding GHKL domain-containing protein: MTLGKLKRTQMELVQSEKMASLGQLLAGVAHEINNPTTFIYSNLGPLKDYLGYLRNALKSDAPKYRNEMTASDVLTDLEALTNNIEEGAQRTKQIVSDLRRFGHSQDEVIQEVSVLEGIQGTLNILKHTWSDRIKIHVVCPSDLTVHANPGQLSQVWMNLLTNAIQAIKGEGEIWVTGKRERGKIVISVKDTGCGIASADLKRIFDPFFTTKEQGEGTGLGLSIVQQILKKFGGTIDVKSESGRGSEFDVTFPAS, from the coding sequence ATGACGTTGGGAAAGCTTAAGCGGACGCAAATGGAACTGGTCCAGAGCGAAAAAATGGCCTCGCTCGGTCAACTGCTTGCCGGTGTGGCGCATGAGATCAACAACCCGACGACGTTTATTTATTCCAATCTGGGACCGCTTAAGGATTATCTCGGTTATTTAAGAAATGCTCTCAAGTCTGACGCCCCAAAATATCGCAATGAAATGACGGCGTCTGATGTTTTGACTGATCTGGAGGCTTTGACTAATAACATCGAAGAGGGGGCGCAGAGGACGAAACAGATTGTATCGGATCTTCGACGGTTTGGTCATTCTCAAGATGAGGTGATTCAAGAAGTGTCGGTTCTGGAAGGGATCCAAGGCACGCTCAATATTCTCAAACATACCTGGTCAGACCGGATAAAAATCCATGTCGTATGTCCTTCGGACTTGACCGTTCATGCCAATCCCGGCCAACTCTCGCAAGTCTGGATGAATCTTCTGACAAACGCGATTCAGGCGATAAAAGGAGAGGGAGAAATTTGGGTTACAGGAAAGAGGGAAAGGGGTAAGATTGTTATCTCGGTTAAGGATACCGGTTGCGGCATTGCCTCTGCCGACTTGAAACGCATCTTTGATCCTTTTTTCACGACAAAGGAACAGGGAGAAGGAACGGGGCTTGGTTTGAGTATTGTTCAGCAGATTTTAAAAAAATTCGGCGGGACGATTGATGTGAAATCTGAATCGGGGAGAGGATCTGAATTTGATGTAACATTTCCGGCATCGTAG